The proteins below come from a single Bryobacter aggregatus MPL3 genomic window:
- a CDS encoding DUF1501 domain-containing protein, whose amino-acid sequence MSEHIRYTRNRREFLTDAFCGFGGLAYGALQASGATLNPLAPKLPHHAAKAKSVIFLFMAGGPSHMETFDPKPLLNELHGQKRPAEFGEAKYQFVTNNATLLGTKRSFQKYGKSGIEVSDLLPHTAQCIDDIAVIRSVHADMVVHSAAQYQMMTGRIIPGFPSMGSWTVYGLGTESDSLPAYCVLPDPHGALEAGQPMYANGFLPAVFQPTVMRPGAKPVLNLNLPPGVRLEERTKTIQYLKAMNRAGIQGEDNELEARIAAYDLAFKMQMEAPEVFDIAKESEATRESYGIGKEPTDDYGRRCLLARRLVEKGVRFVCVTSGGGPGNLQWDAHEDIEENHLRMAAQTDQPVAALLKDLKQRGLLDSTLVLWGGEFGRSPESQGNKGRDHHNLGFTMWMAGGGVKGGTVVGATDPIGLRAIEKPYHFRDIHTTVLNQLGLNQHALSYLHLGRKERLTEIEGTVIKEIV is encoded by the coding sequence ATGTCCGAGCACATCCGATACACCCGCAACCGCCGCGAATTTCTCACAGACGCTTTCTGCGGCTTTGGCGGCCTTGCCTATGGCGCCCTCCAAGCCAGCGGAGCCACGCTCAATCCGCTCGCCCCCAAGCTGCCCCACCACGCGGCAAAGGCCAAGTCCGTCATCTTTCTGTTCATGGCCGGTGGTCCCAGTCACATGGAGACCTTCGATCCGAAGCCTTTGCTGAACGAACTGCACGGCCAGAAGCGGCCCGCCGAGTTTGGCGAGGCGAAGTACCAGTTCGTCACCAACAACGCGACACTGCTCGGCACCAAGCGCAGCTTCCAGAAGTACGGTAAGTCGGGCATCGAAGTCTCAGACCTCTTGCCCCATACCGCCCAGTGCATCGATGACATTGCGGTCATTCGTTCCGTTCATGCCGACATGGTCGTCCACTCGGCCGCCCAATACCAGATGATGACCGGCCGCATCATTCCCGGCTTTCCGTCAATGGGTTCCTGGACCGTCTACGGTCTCGGTACCGAGAGCGACAGCCTTCCCGCCTATTGCGTGCTGCCCGATCCACACGGTGCGCTCGAAGCAGGCCAGCCGATGTATGCCAATGGCTTCCTGCCCGCCGTGTTCCAGCCAACAGTCATGCGCCCGGGCGCCAAGCCAGTACTGAACCTGAACCTGCCGCCCGGCGTCCGCCTTGAGGAACGCACCAAGACCATCCAATATCTGAAGGCGATGAACCGCGCCGGCATTCAGGGCGAAGACAACGAACTCGAAGCCCGCATTGCCGCCTACGACCTTGCCTTCAAAATGCAAATGGAAGCGCCTGAAGTCTTCGACATTGCAAAGGAATCAGAAGCCACCCGCGAGAGCTACGGCATTGGCAAGGAGCCGACGGACGACTATGGCCGCCGCTGTTTGCTCGCCCGCAGATTGGTCGAGAAGGGCGTTCGTTTTGTCTGTGTGACCTCGGGCGGTGGCCCCGGCAATCTGCAATGGGATGCGCACGAGGACATCGAAGAGAATCACCTCCGCATGGCAGCGCAAACTGATCAGCCGGTTGCCGCCCTGCTCAAAGATCTGAAACAACGCGGCCTGCTCGATTCGACACTGGTCCTGTGGGGTGGCGAGTTTGGACGCAGTCCGGAATCGCAAGGCAACAAGGGCCGTGACCATCACAATCTCGGCTTCACAATGTGGATGGCTGGAGGCGGTGTCAAGGGTGGCACCGTTGTCGGAGCCACCGACCCCATCGGTCTGCGCGCGATCGAGAAGCCCTATCACTTCCGTGATATCCACACCACTGTTCTCAATCAACTGGGCCTCAACCAGCATGCTCTGAGCTATCTTCACCTCGGCCGCAAAGAAAGACTCACCGAAATTGAAGGAACAGTGATAAAAGAGATCGTCTGA
- a CDS encoding MFS transporter, translating into MNTNRRSLFNGSCMALIATAFCFAIRGDIFDAQTAEFALSNEQVGWTASTAFWGFTVAMLIGGPLCDRIGMKPLLSSAFLLHLVGILGTIAAQGFTSLYAATLAIGIANGLVEAAVNPLAATLYPEQKVQKLNLLHLWFPGGIVIGGLLCWAMSEAGMGWRIKTAMILVPTVIYAVMLFRLPFPRTEAVEHGVPFREIYAEALRPIFLLFFGCMILTAATELAPNQWVPSILSKTTGLPGIALLVWISGIMAVGRASCEWVFERISSLQLMMGSTLLAGIGLYSLSMASGAVATLAASALFALGVTFLWPTMLGITAERFPKGGGFLLALMGGVGMLSNSFAVPLIGRVYDQSGPAAALRTVTALPVIVCIIFTLLWISERKPKLIQHA; encoded by the coding sequence ATGAACACAAATCGCCGGTCTCTCTTCAACGGTAGTTGCATGGCGCTCATCGCCACCGCCTTCTGCTTCGCCATTCGTGGCGACATCTTTGACGCGCAAACCGCCGAGTTTGCGCTTTCCAACGAACAGGTCGGCTGGACGGCTTCCACCGCCTTCTGGGGCTTTACAGTCGCCATGCTGATCGGCGGTCCGCTCTGTGACCGCATTGGCATGAAACCGCTGCTCAGCAGTGCCTTCCTCCTCCATCTCGTCGGCATCCTCGGCACCATAGCCGCCCAAGGCTTCACCAGCCTTTACGCCGCCACGCTGGCGATCGGCATCGCGAATGGCCTCGTGGAGGCTGCAGTCAATCCGCTCGCCGCCACACTCTACCCCGAACAGAAAGTACAGAAGCTCAACCTGCTCCATCTCTGGTTCCCCGGCGGCATTGTCATTGGCGGCCTGCTCTGTTGGGCGATGAGTGAAGCCGGTATGGGCTGGCGCATCAAGACGGCGATGATCCTTGTCCCCACCGTCATCTACGCCGTCATGCTGTTTCGACTCCCCTTCCCGCGCACCGAGGCCGTCGAGCACGGCGTCCCTTTCCGCGAAATCTATGCCGAAGCGCTGCGGCCCATCTTCCTGCTCTTCTTTGGCTGCATGATTCTCACAGCCGCGACGGAACTCGCGCCCAACCAATGGGTGCCCTCCATCCTCTCTAAGACCACCGGACTCCCCGGCATCGCGCTGCTCGTCTGGATCAGCGGCATCATGGCCGTGGGCCGTGCCTCTTGTGAATGGGTCTTTGAGCGCATCTCCAGCCTGCAACTCATGATGGGCAGCACGCTACTGGCAGGCATCGGACTCTACAGCCTCAGCATGGCGAGTGGCGCCGTGGCCACGCTTGCCGCCTCTGCGCTCTTCGCCCTCGGCGTCACCTTCCTTTGGCCCACAATGCTCGGCATCACAGCCGAACGCTTTCCGAAAGGCGGCGGATTTCTGCTCGCGCTGATGGGCGGCGTGGGCATGCTCAGCAATAGCTTCGCCGTGCCGCTCATCGGCCGTGTTTACGATCAATCCGGACCCGCCGCCGCACTCCGCACTGTAACGGCGCTGCCGGTAATTGTTTGCATCATCTTCACACTGCTCTGGATCTCTGAACGAAAACCGAAACTCATCCAACATGCATAG
- a CDS encoding family 16 glycoside hydrolase, translating to MHRRNFFALPLALAAQSPEGKAGFAEADITPAIGSEMPGNYFKQFHKALHDPCKVRAAYFANNGKQVCLVGLDALMIPRHLVEKIRARVPGIEVMLGASHSHSSGPIGMVQPGEYDHASAAIQDLAYRQSSAADPAYLQLVENQTVRAIENAKRNAQPNSIGFGTGKEEAAIFNRRFRMKNGLTYTHPRPNNPDIVEAAGPIDGTLTVAGVFNDSKQLIGCIVNYSCHATTNPPAISANWIYFLERTIRGAFGDGVIVVFLQGFSGDVTQVNNLDKSPAPSGLESARLIGGRVGAEAVKLLLSMHPQPIPEISTAAKIYPEGRRIPGADRIAKAKATIAAPHTAESVFAKEVLLLDAQLQKQPSMPIELQAIAIGPAVYTSAPGEMFVALGLEIRKASPFPYTSPVSLANGCVGYVPTLDAFGEHGGGYEQRLTSYTNLVPDAGPRMVRESIELIRSLKPVLDTRNEAPVPFRAAWDYGAAPPDNTAITPKAPIQLFNGRDLTNFYTYTRESKHEDPNHVFVVANGELHISGQEWGGIVSKEAYRDYRLVVEWRWGDKTWTPRESKARDSGILIHGVGPDGGYSGIWLESYESQIIEGGSGDILVVTATTPMTATCLCTEDGKELYYDPKGKPVTRSKGRINWYGRSKQWKDEVNFRSKAEVEKPKGQWNRQEVIAAGDRMVCLLNGKVVSSAYDLSHTQGKLQVQSEMAEIYVRRIDLLPLKSADRQIAASISGH from the coding sequence ATGCATAGACGAAACTTCTTCGCGCTCCCACTCGCTCTCGCCGCCCAGTCTCCAGAAGGCAAGGCAGGCTTTGCAGAAGCCGACATCACACCGGCCATTGGCAGCGAAATGCCCGGCAACTATTTCAAGCAGTTTCACAAGGCACTGCACGACCCCTGCAAGGTACGCGCCGCTTACTTTGCCAACAACGGAAAACAGGTTTGTCTGGTGGGTCTCGACGCACTGATGATCCCGCGTCATCTGGTAGAGAAGATCCGCGCCCGCGTTCCCGGCATCGAAGTGATGCTCGGCGCATCGCACTCGCATTCTTCCGGTCCCATCGGCATGGTCCAGCCCGGCGAATACGATCACGCTTCCGCTGCCATCCAGGATCTGGCCTACCGGCAAAGCTCTGCAGCGGACCCGGCCTATTTGCAGCTGGTGGAGAATCAGACCGTGCGTGCGATCGAGAACGCCAAGCGCAACGCACAACCCAACAGCATCGGCTTCGGCACAGGCAAGGAGGAAGCGGCCATCTTCAATCGCCGCTTCCGCATGAAGAACGGACTCACTTATACCCATCCTCGTCCTAACAATCCAGACATCGTCGAAGCGGCGGGCCCCATCGATGGAACCCTCACCGTCGCAGGCGTCTTCAACGATTCCAAGCAACTGATCGGCTGCATCGTCAACTACTCCTGCCACGCCACCACCAACCCGCCCGCGATCTCCGCCAACTGGATCTACTTTCTTGAGCGCACCATCCGCGGCGCCTTCGGCGACGGCGTCATCGTCGTCTTTCTGCAAGGCTTCTCGGGCGATGTGACTCAGGTGAATAACCTCGACAAATCCCCTGCCCCAAGCGGCCTCGAATCGGCGCGCCTGATCGGCGGCCGAGTGGGAGCGGAAGCCGTAAAGCTGCTCTTGTCGATGCACCCGCAGCCCATCCCGGAGATCTCGACAGCAGCGAAGATCTACCCCGAGGGCCGCAGGATTCCTGGAGCCGACCGGATCGCGAAAGCAAAGGCCACCATCGCCGCGCCCCACACCGCTGAATCGGTCTTTGCCAAAGAAGTGTTGCTGCTCGATGCCCAATTGCAGAAGCAGCCCAGCATGCCCATCGAGCTCCAGGCGATTGCGATTGGTCCTGCGGTGTACACGAGTGCGCCTGGCGAGATGTTCGTCGCGCTCGGGCTCGAGATCCGCAAAGCGAGTCCCTTCCCTTACACCAGTCCGGTCTCACTCGCCAACGGCTGCGTCGGCTATGTCCCCACTCTCGACGCCTTCGGCGAGCACGGAGGCGGCTACGAACAACGTCTCACCAGCTACACGAATCTGGTGCCCGACGCCGGCCCAAGAATGGTGCGGGAAAGTATCGAGCTCATCCGGTCGCTGAAGCCGGTACTCGACACGCGCAACGAAGCGCCAGTTCCTTTTCGCGCCGCCTGGGATTACGGCGCCGCCCCTCCCGACAACACCGCCATCACGCCCAAAGCACCGATCCAACTCTTCAATGGCCGGGATCTGACCAACTTCTACACCTACACCAGAGAGAGCAAACACGAAGATCCGAACCATGTGTTTGTGGTGGCAAATGGCGAGTTGCACATCTCCGGACAGGAGTGGGGCGGCATCGTCAGTAAAGAAGCCTATCGCGATTACCGCCTCGTCGTGGAATGGCGTTGGGGCGACAAGACCTGGACACCGCGCGAGAGCAAAGCGCGCGACAGCGGCATCCTGATTCACGGCGTTGGCCCGGATGGTGGCTATAGCGGCATCTGGCTGGAATCCTACGAATCCCAGATCATCGAAGGCGGCTCAGGCGACATCCTCGTCGTTACCGCCACCACACCGATGACGGCCACCTGCTTGTGCACCGAGGATGGCAAGGAACTCTACTACGATCCCAAAGGCAAACCCGTCACCAGAAGCAAGGGCCGCATCAACTGGTATGGCCGCTCGAAGCAGTGGAAAGACGAAGTCAACTTCCGTAGCAAGGCCGAGGTGGAGAAGCCGAAAGGCCAATGGAATCGCCAGGAAGTCATCGCCGCAGGCGACCGCATGGTCTGCCTGTTAAACGGCAAAGTCGTCAGCAGCGCCTATGACTTGTCGCACACACAAGGCAAACTCCAAGTGCAGAGTGAGATGGCGGAGATTTATGTCCGGCGCATCGATTTGTTACCACTGAAATCCGCCGATCGTCAAATTGCCGCATCGATTTCCGGCCACTAG